From the Romeriopsis navalis LEGE 11480 genome, the window TCTCGTAAAAGGTGTAGAAATTAAAATCAGATGCCTTGTCACTAGCTGGTGACATATTCAATTTACTTTTCTGTAATCGCTTTGTTCAAGGGGTTTATGCCACTTTTTGAAAGTGGCACCTGTGACAATCTGCATAACTTCTGTTGCTAACTGTCTATGTTTGGGCACATTTGTCTATCCTAAACACAACTACTCTTGGCGTGAGGACTGCGTATGCTGCCCGAAGAAATTCAAAAACTGCAAAATCTCCGTGAGCAAGGAGCGCTTTCAGACGAAGAGTTTGAAGAGGCGAAAGGTCGCTTGATGGCGAACGATCGGATGGGCAAATCCGATAGCCTCATGGGACTGGATCTAAATAACTACCGGGCGCTGATGCATGCCAGTCAGTATGCTGGTTTTATTGTGCCGTTCGCTGGTTTGGTGGCCCCGATCGTCCTTTGGGCGATGGCGAAAGATGATTATCCAGAAGTTGATACGGAAGGGAAATATATTCTCAACTGGATGATTTCGGCGCTAATCTACAGTGTTGTTTCCGGTATTCTTTGTCTCTTTTTGATTGGTATTCCCATGCTGATTGCCGTCATATTTATGGGACTGATCTTCCCATTGCTCGGCACATTGAAAGCGACTAAAGGGGAATCTTACGAATATCCTTTGACAATTAAGTTTCTATCGTAGGGCTTAGCGGATGCGGCGTTCTTTCATCACCTTGGCGGTAGCGCGTGCTGCCAAGGCGACGCGGACCCCGAAGAGGCTTTGGAATAAGGGATTTGCTGATAGCGTTAAGAATCCACTCGCCACTGCTGTGAGTGAAATGAATAACGAAGCCCAAGCCTGAATCATCCAAAACTGGCTGCGTGATATTGTCTGCATCGGTACGAGACTCCCGAACATCCTCTGACTGCGGCCAAACGATGCTGACTCCCAATCCCCTTCAATCCTAAGCAAGCATCGTATTGATGCTTGACTGGCTATGCGAGTTTTATAAGTGGCACAGAGATTATGCTTCCGGACGAATTACAAAAGCTATATGACCTGTACGAGCAGGGCGCGATCTCGGAAGCCGAGTATAGCGAGATTAAGCAACGGCTGATGAAGCATGATGTCGCTCAGAAGCCGGATGGGTTGCTGGGATTTGATGTGAAGGGGTATAAGGCACTCCTACATGCCAGCCAGTACATTGGGCATGTGGCTCCGATCGTTGGTTTGGTTGTGCCGATTATCCTGTGGTCCCATGCGCGGCATCTGCACCCGGAAGTGGATACGGAAGGGAAGCATGTGATGAATTGGATTATTTCGGAAATTGTTTATATTGTGATGTTTTTGCTGCTGGGCTTCGGGGTGCTGATCTTCGGCGTAGTTGCGGCAGCGGCATTTAAGCGGGCGCTGGGACCACTGGCTTCACTGGCGGTGATGTCGGGTTATGGGATTATTTATGCCGGTATCGGTTTGATCGCGCTGGCTGGGACAATCTTTCCATTAATTGGCGTGTTGCGTGTGATGGATGGTAAGTCGTTTAAGTATCCATTAGCGATACGGTTTTTGAAGTAGGTGCTACTCCGCTTCCATAGCCGCGATCGCTTTTGTTTGACGTTGATTGAGAATTTGGAGCACGATTAGCCCGACGATACTGCTGCTCCCCACCATGAGCCAGAATGTATGGGTGATGTTTGCCGGTTGATCGAGTGCCCAGCCACCGAAGATGGGGCCGATAAAATAGCCGATCGCCCAGCATTGGTAAGCGATCGCCGTATAAGCACCCCGCAAGGATGGTGGCGATAGTTCGGCAATCCAGGCCGCAGAAGTGGGTTTATAAATGACGGTGGCGATGGCAAAGACAATCAGGGTTGTGAGGGCAGCGATCAGCGCGCCATCGATCGGATGCCATAGCGCTAGCAGGGTAAAGCCCAACCCCCAAATCGCCGTCGAAATCATTAATGACTTGATATAGCTAAAGCTGGAAATCAGCTTGATCACCGGCACTTGGAGCAAAGCCCCAAGCCCGACGTAGCCAAAGGTAAATAGGTTAGAAACGCTACCTTCGGCGATGTGTTGGAAGTTGATGAGGTATAGCGGTAGGTTGCTATTCACCAAGGCAATGTAGGTGATAAACAGCGTATTCACGATGAGGTAGGTAATCAATCGCGAATCAGTTACAGCGGTTTTCCAGCCGGTGAGCCCATCAACGCTTTCATGCTCTGTCGCGAGGTCGCGGGTTTCCCTGACCCCGATCGTAAAGAGCAATAGCATCAGCCCAAATACGGCAGCGGCGATCGTAAACATCCGATTCTCGGGATGAATCGTCTTCAGCAACCATGCGCCGCCTAACGTGCCGAGTCCGAGTCCGATATTATCAAGCACCGCCAAGATGGAAAAGGCGGACTGACGTTCTTCTGAGGTTGTCACATCCATGACCGCAGCATCGGCAGCGGTCCAATATAACCCGGTGCCCACACCGAAGAAAACATTCGCAACGAGCAATAACGGCAACGTTGGTGCGAATGCAGTAATTAACGCTGCCGTGATTGAAAGTAGGGATGCCCCGATGAGCGTGCCTTTGCGACCCAATTGCGCTGAATCCGTCATTGCGCCGCCGACAAAGTTGCCGATAAAGCCAGCGATCGAGCCACCTCCCACGGCGAGTCCCACCTGGGTTGCCGTCAAGCCCGCATAATTCACAAAGACGATCGGCATATAGAACAGCAGAATTGCCGAACCCAGTTGGTAGAGTCCGCGTCCCACGGCTTGAATCAGGACCGGTTGGGAAATGGCAGAACGATCGGACATAAAGGTAGCCAGTCAAAAATCATCTCATCTAAGATAACAGGTTCTTCTGGCTGGTAAGGTTACAGGCCGAGCGGCTGGCTGATTCTCCTAGATTCCTAGCATTCTGGCCAGCTGCTTCGATTCTGGCCAGCCGCTTAGCATTCTGGCTCAGTGGTGAGGTTTACATTATAGAGCTGACTATTAACTAGACTCGTCGCCATCCCGGGTGCAACACAGTATGTGGCCCACTGGAGACTTTCGCCGGAATGACTGCGGTTGAGTTCGCGGGCGTTAAACTTTTGCTGTGGCAGTAGCGTTTGCAGCATTTTTTGAGTCAGCTTCAGGGCCGCAGTTTCATCGCCAGGAATTGCGCCATAGCCGATTTCGGGCATGTACGACTTGAGTTTGAGCTGAATCGCTTGGGCTTTACCCGCATCAAATCGCACGGTTAAGCGCTCGGGACTGTAGCCTTGAAATGCCTGGTTTAGTTTGCCGATTTGATAGGTGGCCCTGCTTTGCGTGTCACCGCCGATCGGTTGACCTAAAGCTTGTGCGACTGCTTTCGGTGATTGCTTCAGGAGTGCGCTGGTGGATGTTGGCTTTGCGTCTGACTTGGGTGAAGCAGTTGGCTGTGCGGTGGGTTGGATGTCTGGGGAGGGTTGGGCGTTTGTCCGTTGTCCGTTGGTTGCACAACCCTGAGTCATGCCACTCGTTAGCAGCATTGTGCCGACAAGTCCAAACCGTTTCCAGCTTTGTAAATTACTCACCATGCTTAAACCCTCATCCCAGGAATTGCAGTATTCAACGCCGATTCTAGCCAGGGACAGCGGGATTCTGAATGTGTGTGTGACAGTTTGATCTAGGCAAAGCGCGATCGAATTGATGCAACCAGTGCGGCAATGCTATCCACCATCGGGATACTGTAGCGATCACACACCACTTCGACATTGCCCTTACGCCAGAATCCATCAGGGCAGCAGACAACGAGTTTGCCAGTTTGGGCGAATAGTCCGAGTTCTAGGAGGGTAATCGGCGATTGCGTCTCTGGGGCAAAGTACATCACAATCATCGTGGCCTTGTCCTGGGCCGTTAGTTCCCACGCTACTTGCCCACGAAATGCGGGATTGTGCATCCGCTGTTCCCAACTGCTATCCCAGTGATCGCGGCGAGGATTCAGGATCGTGAGATCCTTATCCGCTAATTCCGTGGTGATTTGGG encodes:
- a CDS encoding nucleoside 2-deoxyribosyltransferase domain-containing protein; translated protein: MRKIMGHVIKPPTPLDRINWEQSVFLAGSIEMGKAIDWQAQITTELADKDLTILNPRRDHWDSSWEQRMHNPAFRGQVAWELTAQDKATMIVMYFAPETQSPITLLELGLFAQTGKLVVCCPDGFWRKGNVEVVCDRYSIPMVDSIAALVASIRSRFA
- a CDS encoding DUF4870 domain-containing protein, encoding MLPDELQKLYDLYEQGAISEAEYSEIKQRLMKHDVAQKPDGLLGFDVKGYKALLHASQYIGHVAPIVGLVVPIILWSHARHLHPEVDTEGKHVMNWIISEIVYIVMFLLLGFGVLIFGVVAAAAFKRALGPLASLAVMSGYGIIYAGIGLIALAGTIFPLIGVLRVMDGKSFKYPLAIRFLK
- a CDS encoding MFS transporter; the protein is MSDRSAISQPVLIQAVGRGLYQLGSAILLFYMPIVFVNYAGLTATQVGLAVGGGSIAGFIGNFVGGAMTDSAQLGRKGTLIGASLLSITAALITAFAPTLPLLLVANVFFGVGTGLYWTAADAAVMDVTTSEERQSAFSILAVLDNIGLGLGTLGGAWLLKTIHPENRMFTIAAAVFGLMLLLFTIGVRETRDLATEHESVDGLTGWKTAVTDSRLITYLIVNTLFITYIALVNSNLPLYLINFQHIAEGSVSNLFTFGYVGLGALLQVPVIKLISSFSYIKSLMISTAIWGLGFTLLALWHPIDGALIAALTTLIVFAIATVIYKPTSAAWIAELSPPSLRGAYTAIAYQCWAIGYFIGPIFGGWALDQPANITHTFWLMVGSSSIVGLIVLQILNQRQTKAIAAMEAE
- a CDS encoding DUF4870 domain-containing protein, encoding MLPEEIQKLQNLREQGALSDEEFEEAKGRLMANDRMGKSDSLMGLDLNNYRALMHASQYAGFIVPFAGLVAPIVLWAMAKDDYPEVDTEGKYILNWMISALIYSVVSGILCLFLIGIPMLIAVIFMGLIFPLLGTLKATKGESYEYPLTIKFLS